One window from the genome of Leucobacter aridicollis encodes:
- a CDS encoding cell division protein CrgA codes for MAAAGKEVSKRNAAEAAARREQKEAARRDAPNPVWFKPVMFGFMLLGLLWIVLFYITSSNLQLPIPQLGQANIFVGFGFVLIGFLMTPWWK; via the coding sequence ATGGCAGCAGCTGGTAAAGAAGTAAGCAAGCGCAACGCGGCGGAGGCCGCGGCACGACGTGAGCAAAAGGAAGCCGCGCGACGGGATGCACCGAACCCTGTGTGGTTCAAGCCCGTCATGTTCGGTTTCATGCTGCTCGGGCTCCTCTGGATCGTCCTGTTTTACATCACGAGCTCGAACCTTCAGCTCCCGATTCCGCAGCTGGGTCAGGCAAACATCTTCGTTGGGTTCGGCTTCGTGCTCATCGGGTTTCTGATGACTCCCTGGTGGAAGTAA
- a CDS encoding rhomboid family intramembrane serine protease: MKQTSAAPKGAARFSRSARVAGRRIAALDYPVTTSIIALNVIVFALQLLSHYFGKDGVTSALWYVPTYSLADGTHQVAAGALPGYPDGAYLNAEFQPWRMLTVMFTHSVGFLPHILFNMLALYMFGRNLEQLIGKWRFLVLYLFAGIGGSLGVMLWGYADTTGLFTPTVGASGAIFGVLAATVVAFKSMNANVTSLIVLLAINFGIGFMPGANISWQAHLGGMVVGALTMWVIVQTRGPRLKTRQIVGLSAVGALLVALSCAFLVVSPL, encoded by the coding sequence GTGAAGCAGACGAGCGCGGCGCCAAAGGGCGCGGCACGGTTCAGTCGCTCAGCTCGGGTCGCTGGGCGGCGTATTGCCGCCCTTGACTACCCGGTAACGACCTCGATCATTGCGCTCAACGTCATTGTGTTCGCACTCCAACTCCTCAGTCATTACTTCGGTAAGGACGGCGTGACGAGTGCCCTCTGGTACGTGCCGACGTATTCACTCGCAGACGGGACTCACCAGGTTGCCGCGGGGGCATTGCCTGGGTATCCCGACGGAGCGTACCTCAACGCCGAGTTCCAGCCGTGGCGCATGCTCACGGTGATGTTTACTCACTCGGTAGGTTTTCTCCCGCACATCCTGTTCAACATGCTTGCCCTGTACATGTTTGGCAGGAACCTCGAGCAGCTCATTGGCAAGTGGCGCTTCCTGGTGCTCTACTTGTTCGCGGGTATCGGTGGCTCCCTTGGTGTCATGCTGTGGGGCTACGCCGACACGACAGGATTGTTCACCCCAACTGTTGGTGCCTCGGGAGCCATCTTCGGCGTCCTCGCTGCGACAGTTGTCGCGTTCAAATCAATGAACGCGAACGTAACATCGTTGATCGTGCTGCTCGCGATCAACTTCGGCATCGGGTTCATGCCAGGAGCAAACATTTCGTGGCAGGCGCACCTCGGCGGAATGGTTGTCGGCGCGCTCACTATGTGGGTCATTGTGCAGACGCGCGGGCCGCGCCTGAAGACACGCCAGATCGTCGGCCTCTCGGCAGTCGGTGCGCTGCTCGTCGCGCTTTCTTGCGCGTTCCTCGTGGTGTCACCGTTGTAG
- a CDS encoding peptidylprolyl isomerase, whose protein sequence is MTIHTAVATIHTNHGDIVINLFGDHAPKTVKNFVDLAEKGFYDGVIFHRIIPNFMIQGGDPTGTGTGGPGYNFDDEIHPELGFTKPYQLAMANAGKRPDMTGRLAGTNGSQFFITTIAPDWLNGKHTIFGEVADDESKAVVDTISAVQTGAADRPVEDVVMTGVDIAAV, encoded by the coding sequence ATGACCATTCACACCGCAGTAGCGACTATCCACACCAACCACGGCGACATTGTTATCAACCTTTTTGGTGATCATGCACCGAAGACGGTGAAGAACTTCGTTGACCTTGCAGAGAAGGGGTTCTACGACGGTGTGATCTTCCACCGCATCATCCCGAACTTCATGATCCAGGGCGGTGACCCGACAGGCACTGGCACCGGCGGGCCTGGCTACAACTTCGATGACGAAATCCACCCCGAGCTCGGCTTCACCAAGCCGTACCAGCTGGCGATGGCGAATGCAGGCAAGCGCCCGGACATGACCGGACGCCTCGCGGGCACGAACGGCTCGCAGTTCTTCATTACGACGATCGCTCCTGACTGGCTCAACGGCAAGCACACAATCTTTGGTGAGGTTGCCGACGATGAGTCGAAGGCGGTCGTCGACACGATTTCGGCAGTGCAGACAGGCGCGGCCGACCGCCCCGTCGAGGACGTGGTGATGACCGGCGTCGACATCGCCGCGGTCTAA
- a CDS encoding LysR family transcriptional regulator: protein MEWSLRELRCFVVAATFGTITDAAVELHISQASASRAIAGLERALGQRVLRRGRHGCEPTAFGEALLPQARRLLAQVDAVNTLAAREHDRLRLGYAWSALGKHTTTLLREWRSDQPSIELHFEQHFTPTSGLAEGRCDVAIMRSPPDPTKFSSAVIGLERRHAVFSADDPIWAKRRSLRMREFAGRTVAAEPRSGTTKRELWDGGPAPASFITVADTEDWLNTLSAGEAVGVSAEATAVHHARAGVRFISITDAPRIAVRLVWWRDESPSGIEALVEHTTRLYARG from the coding sequence ATGGAATGGTCACTGCGCGAACTTCGCTGCTTCGTCGTCGCCGCGACGTTTGGCACGATCACTGACGCAGCCGTCGAACTACACATCTCGCAAGCCTCAGCCTCCCGCGCAATCGCGGGCCTCGAACGGGCCCTCGGTCAGCGGGTTCTTCGTCGCGGGCGTCACGGCTGCGAGCCAACAGCGTTTGGCGAGGCGCTCCTTCCCCAAGCCCGTCGCCTCCTCGCACAGGTTGACGCTGTCAACACACTCGCCGCCCGCGAGCACGACAGACTGCGGCTTGGCTACGCCTGGTCAGCGCTCGGCAAGCACACAACCACGCTGCTGCGTGAATGGCGCTCAGACCAGCCGAGCATCGAGCTCCACTTCGAGCAACACTTCACGCCAACTTCAGGCCTCGCCGAAGGCCGCTGCGACGTGGCCATCATGCGGAGCCCGCCGGATCCCACCAAGTTCTCAAGCGCCGTGATCGGACTCGAACGAAGGCACGCTGTGTTTTCAGCCGACGACCCCATCTGGGCGAAACGTCGCTCGCTCAGAATGCGGGAGTTCGCTGGGCGCACGGTTGCAGCCGAGCCGCGCTCAGGCACGACAAAGCGAGAACTCTGGGATGGCGGGCCCGCACCGGCGTCATTCATCACCGTTGCAGACACCGAAGACTGGCTCAACACACTCTCAGCGGGCGAGGCCGTTGGCGTGTCTGCCGAAGCGACGGCAGTTCATCATGCTCGAGCAGGCGTGCGTTTCATCTCGATCACCGACGCGCCGCGCATCGCAGTGCGGCTGGTCTGGTGGCGCGACGAGTCTCCAAGCGGCATCGAGGCCCTCGTCGAGCACACCACTCGGCTCTACGCGCGCGGATAG
- a CDS encoding EamA family transporter → MTTQRMHLQDGSQRPRGPSALSRGVALTQVASLGNQLGAATGALAFPAIGPVGVVAVRQLVAAAVLMPVGRPKFRAMKRSDWLAVTALALVFSIMNTSVYITIERLGLGLAITLEFLGPLALVILSARRVIDLFGGLFAVVGVVVLVNPGPTSDLLGVAVGLVSAAAWAAYILLNRRIGQTLPGMQGVATASLISGVIWIPLAIAWFAAHPPPLWALGLAVICALASSVLPFSIDVVALRLLPASLFSTLQSMHPVWAAVVGLVLLGQQLTAHELIGIGLVVASNVLVTSTNAVRVRR, encoded by the coding sequence GTGACGACCCAGCGCATGCACCTACAGGACGGCTCTCAGAGGCCGCGGGGCCCGTCCGCGCTCAGCCGCGGGGTGGCGCTGACACAGGTCGCGTCACTCGGCAATCAACTCGGCGCGGCAACCGGCGCCCTCGCATTTCCAGCAATCGGACCAGTGGGCGTTGTCGCCGTCAGGCAACTCGTCGCCGCAGCGGTGCTCATGCCCGTCGGCCGCCCAAAGTTCCGCGCCATGAAGCGCTCGGACTGGCTTGCGGTGACGGCCCTTGCGCTCGTGTTCAGCATCATGAATACCTCGGTGTACATCACTATCGAGCGACTGGGGCTGGGCCTCGCCATCACACTCGAGTTCCTTGGGCCGCTCGCGCTCGTGATCTTGAGTGCGCGCAGAGTCATTGACCTTTTTGGCGGACTCTTTGCAGTCGTTGGAGTGGTTGTGCTCGTGAACCCGGGCCCGACTTCGGACCTGCTCGGCGTCGCGGTCGGCCTCGTCTCCGCGGCTGCGTGGGCAGCCTACATTTTGCTGAACAGGCGCATCGGTCAGACGCTGCCAGGGATGCAGGGAGTCGCAACGGCGAGCCTCATCTCGGGCGTCATCTGGATCCCACTAGCCATCGCGTGGTTCGCAGCACACCCTCCGCCGCTGTGGGCGCTCGGCTTGGCGGTAATCTGTGCGCTTGCCTCGTCAGTGTTGCCGTTCTCGATCGACGTGGTTGCGCTCAGGCTCCTGCCAGCAAGCCTGTTCAGCACGCTGCAGAGCATGCATCCGGTGTGGGCAGCGGTCGTCGGGCTTGTGCTGCTCGGTCAGCAGCTCACTGCACACGAGCTCATCGGTATCGGTCTTGTTGTTGCGAGCAATGTGCTTGTCACCTCGACAAACGCGGTCCGAGTTCGCCGCTAG
- a CDS encoding serine/threonine-protein kinase, translating into MRPAAGITFGGRYELSSRIAVGGMGEVWRASDSIIGRTVAIKILKDEYMGDPGFLERFRAEARHAALVNHEGIANVFDYGEEQGSAYIVMELVPGEPLSAIVDREGRLPANRVLGIVAQTATSLQAAHDAGLVHRDIKPGNLLITPEGRVKITDFGIARIADQVPLTATGQVMGTVQYLAPEQASGHAATPSTDIYSLGIVAYECLAGKRPFTGESQVAIAMAQINDTPPELPADVPEPVRNLVMSCLSKDAANRPESAAKLAQAAAALHRGNIELAASYVPQILGEKEDPTATVVMQQPGGDAATTVMPSTQVLDPTVALTESGEPLGEESEEEEKKKRSRWTWPLITLLALLLLIGGGTAIALLNNGGDKKPTETSQTTTKPTKTTTKPTETTTPPPVTSASIDSNQVIGKSFEEAKGYLEGLGFTNIAKKDGSPVPDGEVGLVSDISPTGKAEFNELITVTVNIAFGTIQTPGAPGVANSTVKVGDPIVLQSFASACPAGLQLGAYEVQLSDESLAQLTNNASASGATLRATAPGTLNVTYSYRCEGPQQRVSEVSAPVTVTIQPQDSNEDEES; encoded by the coding sequence ATGAGACCAGCGGCAGGGATCACATTCGGCGGGCGCTACGAGCTGAGTTCCCGTATCGCAGTCGGCGGTATGGGCGAGGTGTGGCGCGCAAGCGACAGCATCATCGGTCGCACCGTCGCCATCAAGATCCTGAAAGACGAGTACATGGGCGACCCCGGCTTCCTCGAGCGCTTCCGCGCGGAGGCCCGCCACGCTGCGCTCGTGAACCACGAGGGCATCGCAAACGTATTCGACTATGGCGAGGAGCAGGGCTCCGCCTACATCGTCATGGAACTCGTGCCGGGAGAGCCGCTCTCGGCGATCGTCGACCGCGAAGGGCGCCTCCCAGCAAACCGCGTGCTCGGCATCGTCGCGCAGACAGCAACGTCGCTACAGGCGGCCCACGACGCGGGTCTCGTGCACCGTGACATCAAGCCTGGCAACCTGCTCATCACGCCTGAGGGTCGCGTGAAGATCACCGACTTCGGCATCGCCAGGATCGCTGATCAGGTGCCCCTGACCGCGACTGGTCAGGTCATGGGCACAGTCCAGTACCTGGCGCCTGAACAGGCGAGCGGCCACGCCGCGACCCCGTCAACCGATATTTACTCGCTCGGCATCGTCGCGTACGAGTGCCTCGCAGGCAAGCGCCCCTTCACCGGCGAGTCACAGGTGGCCATCGCCATGGCGCAGATCAACGACACGCCGCCGGAGCTTCCGGCTGACGTACCGGAGCCCGTGCGCAACCTCGTCATGTCTTGCCTGTCGAAGGATGCCGCAAACCGCCCGGAGTCTGCGGCGAAGCTCGCCCAGGCCGCTGCGGCGCTGCACCGTGGCAACATCGAGCTTGCCGCGAGCTACGTGCCACAGATCCTTGGTGAGAAGGAAGACCCGACGGCGACAGTCGTTATGCAGCAGCCCGGAGGAGACGCTGCGACCACCGTCATGCCAAGCACCCAGGTGCTCGACCCGACGGTCGCACTCACTGAGAGCGGCGAGCCTCTTGGTGAGGAGTCCGAGGAGGAAGAGAAGAAGAAGCGCAGCCGCTGGACGTGGCCGCTCATCACTCTTCTCGCCTTGTTGCTGCTCATCGGCGGCGGCACAGCCATCGCGCTTCTGAACAACGGCGGTGACAAGAAGCCCACCGAGACTTCCCAGACGACGACCAAACCGACGAAGACAACCACGAAGCCAACTGAAACGACTACCCCGCCGCCTGTCACGAGCGCCTCGATCGACTCGAACCAGGTAATCGGTAAGTCGTTCGAGGAGGCCAAGGGGTACCTCGAGGGTCTCGGCTTCACGAATATCGCAAAGAAGGACGGTTCCCCGGTTCCCGACGGCGAGGTCGGCCTGGTGTCCGACATCTCGCCGACAGGCAAGGCCGAGTTCAACGAGCTCATCACTGTCACCGTGAACATCGCGTTCGGCACGATCCAGACGCCCGGCGCGCCCGGCGTCGCGAACTCAACCGTCAAGGTCGGCGATCCGATCGTGCTGCAGAGTTTCGCATCCGCGTGCCCTGCCGGCCTGCAGCTCGGCGCCTACGAGGTGCAGCTCTCCGACGAGTCGCTCGCGCAGCTGACGAACAACGCCTCAGCGAGTGGAGCAACGCTCCGCGCTACCGCTCCGGGCACGCTCAACGTCACCTACAGCTACCGCTGCGAGGGGCCCCAGCAGCGCGTGTCCGAGGTGTCGGCTCCCGTGACTGTCACGATTCAGCCACAAGACAGCAACGAGGATGAAGAAAGCTAG
- a CDS encoding DUF5324 family protein, whose translation MKLSRKRRRELRELRSDAQLLLDQQLEVLGNAGTVVKHAGHQARLLSDEHVAPRVNQAVDRVRPVVDRGVASARSAARTVRRATAPAVASALASTIRTLDEIENPKAAAQVRDFGVRAGYLEPVKKKRNVSGIIALTLGAAAAVGVGYALWQAFRTDDELWVAPES comes from the coding sequence ATGAAACTCTCACGCAAGCGTCGTCGCGAGCTCCGCGAACTGCGCTCTGACGCCCAATTACTCCTCGACCAGCAGCTCGAGGTTCTCGGCAACGCGGGTACGGTTGTCAAGCACGCCGGCCACCAGGCTCGCCTGCTCAGCGATGAGCACGTAGCGCCCCGCGTCAACCAGGCCGTCGACCGTGTGCGCCCTGTTGTTGATCGAGGAGTCGCATCAGCGCGAAGCGCGGCCCGCACAGTGCGCCGAGCGACTGCTCCCGCCGTCGCGAGTGCGCTCGCCTCGACGATTCGCACACTCGACGAGATCGAGAATCCCAAGGCCGCGGCGCAGGTTCGCGACTTCGGTGTGCGCGCCGGCTATCTTGAGCCTGTGAAGAAGAAGCGCAACGTCTCAGGCATCATCGCACTCACACTCGGGGCCGCAGCAGCGGTCGGTGTCGGGTATGCCCTCTGGCAGGCGTTCCGCACCGACGACGAGCTCTGGGTTGCCCCAGAAAGCTAA
- a CDS encoding anthranilate synthase component II — MTRVLVIDNYDSFVYTLNGYLQQLGAETRVIRNDDVSVGELEQLVTGFDGVLISPGPGTPAAAGVSIPMVGIAVRTGIPLLGVCLGHQAIAEALGATVTHAEELMHGKVSRVRHADDEFFAGVPAEFDATRYHSLAVVRSTVPESLTVTAETAGGVVMALRHRELPMFGVQYHPESVLTEGGYQQLGNWLRVVGLENAAEIAATLSPLIATE, encoded by the coding sequence ATGACCCGCGTACTCGTTATCGATAACTACGACAGTTTCGTCTACACACTCAACGGTTATCTCCAGCAGCTTGGAGCAGAGACGAGGGTGATACGTAACGACGATGTGTCAGTCGGCGAGCTCGAACAGCTCGTCACGGGTTTCGACGGCGTCCTCATCTCGCCAGGCCCTGGCACCCCGGCAGCCGCTGGCGTCTCGATTCCGATGGTCGGTATCGCTGTGCGCACGGGAATCCCGTTGCTTGGCGTTTGCCTCGGCCACCAGGCGATCGCCGAGGCGCTTGGGGCGACTGTGACTCACGCCGAGGAACTCATGCACGGCAAGGTGTCGCGAGTGCGTCACGCCGACGATGAGTTCTTCGCGGGCGTGCCAGCGGAGTTTGATGCGACGAGGTACCACTCGCTCGCGGTTGTGCGCAGCACAGTGCCTGAGAGCCTCACAGTGACCGCTGAGACTGCCGGAGGCGTGGTGATGGCGCTTCGTCACCGGGAGCTGCCGATGTTCGGCGTGCAATACCACCCCGAATCGGTGCTCACTGAGGGGGGCTACCAGCAGCTGGGTAACTGGCTACGGGTTGTCGGCCTCGAGAATGCCGCTGAGATCGCGGCAACGCTCTCACCACTCATCGCAACCGAATAG
- a CDS encoding alpha/beta hydrolase, whose translation MIQWRPDVLGDGFEQLTFELGADDDPAFTDGKGSHVGDGDEQQRPRLVATLVRSLPTNRSLWQRIIGRARDFEDVDVLYVHGWSDYFFQTDLARFWTERGARFFALDLRRYGRSLRPGQTAGYVDDLEDYDVEIDFALAEMRASSQRNAGERKILLLGHSTGGLVLSLWASRHPGVADAVVLNSPWLELQLSTRGRQMIAPIVTLGAKLSPLEGIPQLDYGFYARAMREVGPDADVARINQEWRPEQSHPVHTGWLKAILAGHDLVYRGLNIDVPVCVLLSARSAIPARWSPELTRADSVLDVDGVARAALRLGPSVTIERIQGALHDVFVSAEEPRHDAYTRMERFAKGWRRAVE comes from the coding sequence ATGATTCAATGGCGACCCGATGTGCTCGGCGACGGCTTTGAGCAGCTCACCTTTGAGCTTGGCGCCGACGACGATCCAGCCTTTACTGATGGCAAGGGAAGTCACGTTGGTGACGGGGACGAGCAGCAGCGGCCACGACTTGTCGCGACCCTCGTCAGGTCGCTCCCCACGAACCGGTCTCTGTGGCAGCGCATCATCGGCCGCGCACGAGATTTCGAAGACGTCGATGTGCTCTACGTGCACGGCTGGTCAGACTACTTCTTTCAGACTGATCTTGCGAGGTTCTGGACAGAGCGCGGCGCGAGGTTCTTCGCGCTCGACCTCCGGCGCTACGGAAGGAGCCTGCGGCCCGGGCAGACAGCAGGTTACGTCGACGACCTCGAGGATTACGACGTAGAGATTGACTTCGCGCTCGCAGAGATGCGGGCCTCGAGCCAACGCAATGCAGGCGAACGGAAGATTCTGCTGCTCGGGCATTCGACAGGCGGACTTGTGCTCAGCCTGTGGGCGAGCCGACACCCGGGCGTCGCAGACGCAGTTGTGCTGAACAGTCCGTGGCTTGAACTGCAGCTCTCGACGCGCGGCAGACAGATGATCGCGCCGATCGTGACCTTGGGGGCGAAGCTGAGTCCGCTGGAGGGGATTCCGCAACTTGACTACGGCTTCTATGCGCGCGCCATGCGCGAGGTCGGGCCGGATGCGGATGTTGCGCGCATCAACCAGGAATGGCGGCCCGAACAGAGCCATCCGGTCCACACCGGATGGCTCAAGGCTATTCTTGCCGGTCACGATCTTGTGTATCGCGGCCTCAACATAGACGTTCCTGTGTGCGTACTCCTCTCAGCCCGATCCGCGATTCCCGCACGCTGGAGCCCGGAGCTCACTCGTGCCGACAGCGTGCTCGACGTCGACGGCGTTGCCAGGGCAGCGCTTCGCCTTGGCCCGTCCGTGACGATTGAGCGGATCCAAGGGGCGCTACACGACGTATTCGTCTCGGCAGAGGAGCCGCGCCACGACGCGTACACGCGGATGGAGCGCTTCGCGAAAGGGTGGCGTCGGGCGGTTGAGTGA
- a CDS encoding NUDIX hydrolase — MDLRVAAYAVIERRGKILLTHWRRGHLHGWTLPGGGIDPGEDPKDAVVREVFEETGLHAKPGRLLGVDSRVMVREEVPEGTDPEMHTIRIVYRATVQDGPLRNEVDGSSDEARWVSLKDVSSLKTLSLVQTGLRMAGLSRRGTGQGRGGQGRGGATKSGGGRAGAAKQGSPKNAGAKGGAAKPAASQGVGSTKASAARPSAGRSKSRGR; from the coding sequence ATGGATCTACGGGTAGCGGCTTACGCGGTCATTGAGCGCCGCGGCAAGATCCTGCTTACCCACTGGCGTCGGGGGCACCTACACGGATGGACGTTGCCCGGTGGGGGCATCGATCCTGGTGAGGATCCGAAGGATGCTGTCGTACGCGAGGTCTTCGAAGAGACGGGGCTGCACGCGAAGCCCGGACGGCTGCTCGGTGTCGACTCCAGGGTCATGGTGCGCGAGGAAGTTCCCGAGGGCACCGACCCTGAGATGCACACAATCAGGATCGTATATCGGGCAACCGTACAGGACGGTCCGCTTCGCAACGAGGTTGATGGCTCGTCCGACGAAGCCAGGTGGGTCTCGCTCAAGGACGTGAGCTCGCTCAAGACGCTCTCGCTCGTGCAGACTGGGCTACGGATGGCGGGTCTCAGCCGCCGCGGTACAGGCCAGGGCCGTGGCGGGCAGGGCCGTGGCGGTGCCACGAAGTCTGGCGGGGGCAGGGCCGGAGCGGCGAAGCAGGGCTCGCCGAAGAACGCAGGAGCTAAGGGCGGTGCCGCTAAACCTGCTGCGTCGCAGGGGGTTGGAAGCACGAAGGCTAGCGCCGCGCGACCAAGCGCTGGACGCTCGAAATCACGCGGTCGCTAG
- the pknB gene encoding Stk1 family PASTA domain-containing Ser/Thr kinase, which yields MSTSAEEVNMSETASGGNSRVLAGRYAIGEFIGQGGMATVYRGTDIKLGRQVAIKIMKSELSGDEQFRSRFRQEAQSASRMAHPTIVRVFDAGDDLIQTAEGAKRLPFIVMEYVEGTNLRQFIEENDLSLTEASRIVQSVLTALEYSHRAGIVHRDIKPANIMITKAGQVKVMDFGIARAVSDTSSTLQQTTAILGTAAYFSPEQAKGESVDARTDLYSTAVLLYELLARDVPFRGDTAVAVAYQHVSERPRPASERNPEVTPELDRVVLYGLGKDRARRFQTAAEFREALAVASSGKMPDLPRHDTQNTVLFSAGEEVSESDLAIRQLAEGGGSRTQSRPPVMWTWAAILTIAAIVIAVVFWLVNLVPNEISPSNVREIPDLTDLTRSEAVEKLTALDLEVIQIEQPDEKVASDHVISTDPEAGTTVNIGDEVTVLISSGPVQAVVPDFAGKSQDDFTKELADLGLVVGKVITKDDPVAPDGRVLGISPEAGSKLDSGAAVDLTVASGKVDVPDVVNQSLDTAQNALSGLGLDVTIDAQMASATGCTYNPQLLITGQTVVGSSPQGSQITLSYCAG from the coding sequence ATGTCGACGAGTGCGGAAGAGGTGAACATGTCGGAAACCGCGAGCGGGGGAAACTCGCGAGTTCTTGCGGGGCGCTACGCGATCGGCGAGTTCATCGGGCAGGGTGGCATGGCCACCGTCTACCGGGGCACCGATATCAAGCTTGGCCGCCAGGTGGCGATCAAGATAATGAAGTCGGAGCTTTCCGGCGACGAGCAGTTTCGCTCGCGGTTTCGACAGGAGGCCCAGTCTGCCTCCCGGATGGCGCACCCAACGATTGTGCGTGTCTTCGATGCCGGCGACGACCTGATCCAAACCGCCGAGGGCGCGAAGCGGTTGCCGTTCATCGTGATGGAGTACGTCGAGGGCACAAACCTCAGACAGTTCATCGAAGAGAACGACCTGTCGCTCACCGAGGCGTCCCGCATCGTTCAGTCGGTGCTGACCGCGCTCGAGTACTCGCACCGTGCGGGCATCGTCCACCGGGACATCAAGCCCGCGAACATCATGATCACGAAGGCCGGCCAGGTCAAGGTCATGGACTTCGGTATCGCGCGCGCGGTCTCGGACACCTCGTCGACGCTGCAGCAGACCACCGCCATACTCGGCACGGCCGCCTATTTCTCGCCTGAGCAGGCGAAGGGCGAATCAGTCGACGCACGCACCGACCTCTACTCGACCGCAGTGCTGCTGTACGAACTCCTTGCCCGGGATGTCCCGTTCCGCGGCGACACCGCAGTGGCTGTTGCATACCAGCACGTCAGCGAACGGCCACGGCCAGCAAGCGAACGAAACCCCGAGGTCACGCCAGAGCTCGACCGCGTCGTGCTCTACGGCCTTGGAAAGGACCGCGCCCGTCGCTTCCAGACCGCAGCGGAGTTCCGTGAGGCACTCGCTGTCGCGTCGAGCGGCAAGATGCCCGACCTGCCGAGACACGACACCCAGAACACTGTCCTCTTCTCCGCAGGCGAAGAGGTATCCGAGTCTGACCTCGCGATTCGTCAGCTCGCAGAAGGCGGCGGCAGCCGCACTCAGAGCCGCCCACCAGTCATGTGGACGTGGGCCGCGATCCTGACAATCGCGGCAATTGTCATTGCCGTGGTCTTCTGGCTCGTAAACCTCGTGCCGAACGAGATTTCCCCTTCGAACGTGCGTGAAATCCCAGACCTCACGGACCTCACCCGATCTGAGGCTGTCGAAAAGCTTACTGCCCTCGATCTTGAGGTCATTCAGATCGAGCAACCTGACGAGAAGGTCGCGAGCGACCACGTCATTTCAACGGACCCAGAGGCCGGTACGACTGTGAACATCGGTGACGAGGTCACTGTGCTGATCTCGTCTGGTCCGGTTCAGGCCGTGGTGCCCGACTTCGCTGGAAAGTCGCAGGACGACTTCACCAAAGAACTTGCTGACCTCGGCCTTGTCGTCGGAAAGGTCATTACGAAGGACGACCCGGTTGCGCCTGACGGACGAGTCCTCGGCATCTCACCGGAGGCCGGAAGCAAACTTGACTCTGGCGCCGCAGTTGACCTCACAGTGGCTTCGGGCAAGGTTGATGTTCCAGACGTCGTGAATCAGTCGCTTGATACCGCCCAGAACGCGCTGAGTGGACTGGGGCTCGACGTGACAATTGATGCCCAGATGGCGTCTGCGACCGGCTGCACCTACAACCCGCAGCTGCTCATCACTGGTCAGACTGTCGTGGGGTCGAGCCCGCAGGGATCGCAGATCACGCTGAGCTACTGCGCCGGCTAG
- a CDS encoding class E sortase — protein MNDVTPRRGRRRRARLSPLTVIGELLIVAGLAVFGYIVWQPWHTGLVVTGKQLELSHATSAEWDKAAAEQPPFDGTVPVPEVGGPGEVFGQLHVPAFGTTFVNNVAQGTDPWETLNLEDKGIGHYTNSALPGEPGNFAIAAHRSGGYITPFKEVMNLRVGDPLFFETQDGWYTYRFRSLEYVWPTEGEVLNSFPRIDGIEPTDQIMTLTTCHPKNWGTDERAIAYSVFESFQPRADGPPAELIELNPAIMEGRA, from the coding sequence ATGAACGATGTAACTCCACGCAGAGGCCGTCGCCGTCGCGCCCGGCTGAGCCCGTTGACGGTGATCGGCGAGCTGTTGATCGTCGCCGGCCTCGCCGTGTTCGGTTACATCGTCTGGCAGCCATGGCACACAGGTCTCGTTGTGACGGGCAAGCAACTTGAGCTTTCGCACGCAACTTCTGCTGAGTGGGACAAGGCTGCCGCCGAGCAACCTCCGTTCGACGGCACGGTCCCGGTTCCTGAGGTCGGTGGTCCCGGCGAAGTCTTCGGCCAGCTCCACGTGCCAGCATTTGGCACGACCTTTGTGAACAATGTCGCCCAGGGCACCGACCCATGGGAGACGCTGAATCTTGAGGACAAGGGAATCGGGCACTACACGAACAGTGCACTGCCTGGCGAGCCAGGAAACTTTGCGATCGCCGCCCACCGCTCCGGCGGCTACATTACGCCGTTCAAGGAAGTCATGAATCTCCGCGTCGGCGACCCACTGTTCTTCGAAACGCAGGACGGGTGGTACACCTACCGTTTTCGGTCGCTTGAGTATGTGTGGCCGACCGAGGGTGAGGTGCTCAACTCGTTTCCGCGCATCGACGGAATTGAGCCGACCGATCAGATCATGACGCTGACGACGTGCCATCCGAAGAATTGGGGCACAGACGAGCGAGCGATCGCGTATTCGGTGTTCGAGAGCTTCCAGCCACGCGCCGACGGCCCGCCGGCCGAGCTTATCGAGCTCAACCCCGCGATTATGGAAGGACGGGCATAG